In Lathyrus oleraceus cultivar Zhongwan6 chromosome 2, CAAS_Psat_ZW6_1.0, whole genome shotgun sequence, the DNA window AAAAATGTTACTAATTAAATACAGTTAATTAGCAATAAAAATGCACACAAATGCTGATTAAAAACTTTTAAGAGAAAAAAACCTTACCAGTTTGATATCACCTTTCCGCGCATAAACATGAAGTGAGGTCCAACCCCGATCATCAGTGTCAACCCCCGGCCTCAACAACCTCCTTCTCGAAGGACTTTGTCTCAACGAAATCGGCCGCTCTTCAAGCATGTCTCTCTCGGCAATCAACGCAGCCACAGCAATTATGATAATCAAAACAATACAAATagaaaaacaaagaaaaaaacaCCAAAACCCTAGTTTTCCAACGTGATTTTGATTCTTATACAATCAGATTAATATACTTAACCGAGTTACCACAGTTCGaactaaaaccctaaaaaaacgCAGAATTAGAAAAAGACTCCGAATTTACATGATTTTCGGGAAGAAATCAAATCCGACAGAAAGGGTTTTCAAAACAGAAGCGTATAGGTTACAGTACGAAGAGAATTAACGAGACTGGCGGGAGTGATTGGCCAAACAATAAGGTGCAAAGGGATTCAAGCCGGGACCGAAGACGCGAAGGTTTTGAACAATGAAGATTGGATTCATTATAATTGGTAAACGAATTAGGGAAAAGAGATTACTGTGAATAAAGAGAACGCGAAGGTGAAACGGAATCAGATGAAacctggcttcattgagacggagAAGAAGATTTTCGAGTGGGATTGGGAAGGGAATGAAGGAGGAATATGAAACCCTAGCAGAAGACGAATATGAACTGTTTCTATATTGTGTGGTGCGTTAtatattaaattgaaaattgatTCCTTGTTTATCTTTATCTTTTCAATGACTCAATCAAAAATTACGTTTTAtcttaatttattttttttaaatgtattttttttaatcAAGAATAATTTTGATTAATTCAAAAAAAACAAGAGAAACAAAAGACCTAAAGCATTAGCTTAGCTACGTACGGTCGTAATTTCCTATTATCCCAACCTTTATAAACAATAGTGTATATAATTGTGTCGTAAGTTTTATGTGCATTTATCTTGGTTTCAAAACACTTATCATTCATATACCTCCATATCTCGTATATGTTTTCCGTTGCTGCAAGTTTGAGGATTTTCGCATGAGCCCCTTTACCCTTTCTATTTTGAATAATCCATTTCATTTCTTGAGTCCATCCCCTAGATATGTGTTGGATTTGTAACCACTCAAGCACCTTCATCCAAATACCTTTAGTTTCCACACAATCAAAAAGCAAATGAGACTGAGTTTATTCCTCTGAACAAAAATAGCATATGGGGTTGTCAATCATCTTGAAGCAATACAACCTTGATTTCGTAGCAATGCGCTCATTACACGACAACCAGAGGTTGATTTTCGCCCTTGGTCGAGCTAAGTTTCAATAGAACAACGATTTCCAAGGAACTTTTGGCACATCTATTAGCAATTCCTTGTAAATCTTGCTCATTTTGAATATGTCCTGATGCAGCATATCCCCTCACCAACTTCTACCTCTAACACAGTCCCTTTGATTCAATATTGCCTTTACAATCCATTAAGCATTTGTAGTCATTCCAATATCCATGATGTTTTTAATTTTAACATAATACGTGTGAATCCACCTTTCCCATAAACTGTCAGCTTTACCACTAAGATTCCATAAGAGCTTAAGCAGAGTTACTGTATTCTACATATCAAGGTCAATTATATTCAGTCCTCAATTCTTTTTAGGCTTACTAATCGTGCCCCATGCAACCGGGCTTTTGCGGTTGTTCCCTGTTTTACCGGTCTACAAGAATACGCGACACGCAACATTAATTTTGTGAATCACACATTGGGGATCGGCAAACATTGCATCCAGTAGTTCGTTAGTGCAAAAGTCAAGCTTTTTACGAGTAGTAACATGCCTGCGTAAAACAGGAATCTCGAGTTCCAATGGTTGATTTTACCCATGATTTTATCGATTAAGTTGTCATAAGCTTGAGCACTCAGACGTTTGCTAGACATAGGAATCCCGAGGTAGCAGAAAGGAAGATTTCCTTCAGCAAAACCAGTAAGATTCTTTATATCGTTTCTGACTATTTGGTTCACGCCCCCAAAGAAGATACAACATTTAGCAGGGTTAAACTTCAGCCTTGTTGAGAGAGAAAATACATTATATGCAGTCATCATCAGCCTTACGAATTCCACGTCACCCCGTGCAAACAACAATAAGTCGTTTGCAAAACATAAGTTTGTGATATTTAACTTTTCACATTTTGAGTGAAAGTTAAAATTTGGATTGTTTTTCAACCTCTTGAAGCATTTATTGAGGTATTCCATCATAATTACGAACAATAAAGGAGACACAGGGTCACCCTGCCGCAATCCATGCCTTCCTTCCATAGTCTTTGTGTATGTGTCATTTATGTTAAACTGATACGTCACAGAAGTAACTGCCAATATAATCCAGTTCACAAAAGTTCGAGGAAATCCAATTTCAGTAAGCACATGTTCCATAGCCCGTCAGTCAATTATATCATAGCCTTTTGTATGTCCATTTGCACCATGCATCTAGGCGTACCTCCATGCCGACTGTATCCCCTCATCAATTTATAGGTAAGTAAAATATGGTTATGTATAACCTGGCCAGGGATGAATGCAGCTTGATTTTGTCCCACAATAGTATTCAGCACCCTTCCCATCCTGATAGTAATGATTTTTGAAATAATTTTGTATAAGGTACTGCAACATGAAATGGGTTTATACTCCTTTATCATTTTAGCTTATTTGCTTTTTGGAATCAGTGTAATAAGAGTGCGGTTTGCAGGCTTGAACAACTTGTCATTCACAAAGAAGTCATCAACAGCTCTCATTATATCTGTTTTCACAATAGTCCATGCTTTCTTGAAAAAGTAAGCTCCATACCTGTCTATTCATGGGGCCTTCATGTCATCAATACTATTCAAAGCATTCACTACTTCTTGTTCAGTTACAGGGACAATCAAATTCACTCTTTGGTCATTATTAAGCTGAGGCCCTTCCTTCATAGCTGATACATCTATGCCATTTCTCACCTCATCTGCAGTTCCCATGAGTTTCCTATAGAATGTAAGAACCTCTTCTTCAATGTCATCATGGTTTTTTAAGATAGTCTCATCCTCCTTTTGCAGGGAATAAATACTATTAGAGATTTGTCTAGATTTTATGTGGCATGGAAATATTTGTTTTTCCCATCCCCCAATCGAAGCCATTTCAGTTTAAATATATGCCTTAAGATACTTTCCTCAACCTCTTGCCAGCCCACTAATTCATCTCTACACTGTCTAACCTTATTAATAGTTGTAGGGTCCATTCTATTGTCATCAGTTCCCTGTGATATTGCTCAAGATCACTCCTAGCCTGAgttatttttctttttatatcTGCCAAAGGTTTGGCCATATTCCTAATGACTGACTGCAACCTTTGCAGTTTCTTCTAGATGATTTTCATAGGGCTTCCATATAAGGGTTTCTTCCAGCTGTTGTTGACATTTTCCAAAAAAAGATCCAAATCAGTAATGTAATTTGTGAACTTGAAGTTTACTTTTCTTCCTTTTCTATTCTCCCTCCTTTTTTCCAGACAAATAAGTGCATGGTCTGAGACACTCGGATGCATTACAGTTAGAGTGCAATCCAGACTTTGCTGGAACCAATCAGTATTCCAAAGCAGGTTGTCTATTCTTAAATAAATTGCATTTTCACTTTGGTTATTTGACCAAGTAAAGTGTTGACCCTTGCTGTCCATTTCATGCAACCATGTATCCTCCATAAGGTTTGTTAGGTCCCTATGTTCAGCTTCAGTCACCTTCCTGCCACCAATTCTATCATTACTTTTTAAAACATTGTTGAAGTCTCTTAGTAACATCCAAGGTCCAGTTTGGTGTTTGTGAATATCTGATAAATTTGTCCACGGTCTCTTCCTATTATCAAGCTGGTTGTGAGCATAAATTAATATCAACCAATACATATATGTCCCAGTTAAGTCGTCGACTTTGCAGTGTATCATTTGATCTGTACATGGGTGCTTCTGAACCTGAATAACCTTCGGGTTCCAAAAAATCCATATCCATCCGTTTTAATGTTTCTCATAATTGTCAACATAATTACCACACAATTTAAGCTTGTTCCTAATCTGATCTGCTTTTCTACTTTTCACCCTAGTTTCAATTAGGATGGCAATGCTAGGGTTTAGGTTTCAGAGACGGGAGCTAATCTCTCTTACCTTTCTTAATTTGTTAATCCCCCTCACATTCCAAGCTAAAATCATGGGACATGTTCTTGGAACACTATGGCTTTGCCTACCCCTAGTGTCCTCCAATCAATTCCATGTTTAGTTTGTTCAGGTTGAGCATGACTTTTTCCCCTATCTCTTCCTTTCTTCGTGACTACAGTCCactcttctttttctttctcagCAGGGTGACTTGAAATATCAGGCTCAGTTCCAATAGTCACGGTAGAAAGATCATTACTAGTAGTACTTACAAGGATTTTCATGTTATATGGCTTGTGCACTTGTTCTGGCTCCTTTCTTTCCATTTGTTTTGGTATCCATTTCTTCACTGCTTTTTCCCCACATCTATGTCCAAGTCTTTGGCATTTATCACAATAATTAGGCCTCCATTCATACTCCACCCGTTGTTGCATCTTCTTACCTTCTACATTTTTGATTATGATCTCCTTAATAGGTTCTTGAGTGATGTCAACATCCACCAATATCCTAGCATATGAGATCATGTATTTATTAGCGGTACACTCATCTATCACAATTGGATCCCATAGTGCACTTCCGATTTTGCCCAAGCTCTTGGCTCCCCATAGGTGCAGTGGCAATTGAGGTAGTTTTACCCATATTGGTATGGTCCGCACCATATCTTCTTTAAGGTTAAACTCTGGTTTTCATTCACGCAATAGCATAAGCATGTTTCTTATAGTATATGGACCctttgaaattctagttatcagactttcgatgtcacacgggttgttatgacatccaattctgcacagacaagaattatggagaacttaaaagtaagtgcagtaaataacacaagtaattatttacccagttcagtccaacatgacctacgtctgggggctaccaagccagggaggaaatccactattagtagtattaattcaaaccttaaaccaattgtttaaccctatcacttaatacctacccaatgcaatttcaatcttacactaagatcagagttcctactcactccccctcaatcacctcagtgattactacctttaatcaatattaaagacaattatgaagtcacacttcaaacaactcttgattgtgcttaacagctttaatcaagatacacaacactcacgcttaaaagcttagagtgacacaacacttacaactcaatgaacaccctataccaatgcaatcatctatgtgataatagcttggcttacaagatacgtctaatacaagactcacaaaaatacagcagtgaagtatgatggacacactaaatcttcacgcctaaaaccccgagttctgaatgaaggattgtcatccttttatattgcagcacttgggccttgtacttgtattttcctgaaattaaggtcacgcgagttcccctaaattccacatctaggttactaacaaataggctatttgttaggttcattaattgtagcttggttgttggttttctggattttctctcagctgttgaatccctgaagaatagcctgagaaaaatgttgaaacaaaaaaactaaacaatctacaatatagcatacgttgtcaggaatgaatgtcacaacattcagtttgacatccaaatcaaggaccatatgctaagtctgtttttcctgaaaacagactgtacaatttgaTGTACTGTACAGACTCAATCTGTCCAtgcttcagtatcagcgtacattaataaatgtcaaaacatccaatttgacattcatacatagagacttacatcaggtctgttatcctcttgataagcagactgataataaatactgagttatagtagaacatcacctgttctattcctcagtatctgttgacagggatgaatgtcataacatccagtttgacattcaatgaatcctgtattagctaatcctgcagtacactactcagagtgtcatgacatcagccaagacatcagagtacagctagatactctaacatacaatgcagtcaaacaaacatctccacagcatgtcatgacatcagtcaagacattagaatccagctagtgttttaccatacaatgcagccaattaaacatctacaaactccccctttggaaattttttggctaaaacactttggtctcacaacagagtccatagcagcggaaatctcaaatctagcaggaaattaacctagctaatacactcagagtggcagcacactcacacacatggaagttaaataaaaacttcacaaaacaacacacatacagaagttaaataaaaacttctaattgcagcacacacatacatactcacactcatagaagtggaacatcagctgcagcacaacctctggattaaaggatcttgaatatctgtcctaaatatctgtttagcaaaacaatctgttgtcctggggtatcacctgttactccccctttttgtaaaaaaatgttgccaaagcaacactttaaattacagatccacataaacagaattacacataaatgacagaattacagtctgggttttacttcacaatttcaacCAAGTCACCACCCatttgatcttgcttcacagctttgatcaagtagtcacacactcttgctttacagtacgtaccaccatatcagatgccatgactttgtgtctgacatccagaaccactcctgcatgaacattgtccttgaactcctgcaggtgcataggctgCCTCAAGTTAGGATATCTCTGTaacctcttgttgccacacttgttgcaagtaATACAGCTgtgatctgttgaccaatcagagcacacttccaattgtttaataggcagagatattaaacaatacatcccaaacatcattggttgctataagttctcagagagacatattcccaatttgccccttaagttttcaaactgagtagcatccagagcctttgtaaatatgtcagccagttggagttcagtggctacatgttccaaggtaatcactttgtcttccaccagatctctgatgaagtgatgtctaatgtcaatatgtttggtcctgctgtgttggatgggattcttggaaatattgatggcactgagattatcacagaacaatgtcatgacactttgagagacattgtactcagtgagcatctatttcatccaaaccagttgggaacaactacttccagctgcgatgtattcagcctctgcagtggacagagatacacaattctgcttcttgctgaaccatgatatgagattgtttcccaagaagaaacatcatcctgatgtgctttttctatcatcagcactcccagcccagtcagcatcacagtacccagataggacaggctcagaaccatgtgagtacagcatcccataatcacaagtcccattgatgtacttgagaatcctcttgacttgattcaagtggctcacttcggggtctgcttggtatctagcacacactccaactgcataggaaatgtcaagtctacttgcagttaggtatagaagactacctatcatgcttctatacaaacattgatcaacactgggccctccatcatctttggttaactttagatgagtaggtgcaggagttctcttgtgcctagcattatccataccaaacttcttgactatgtttttggcatacttgctttgggagagaaacatagaatcctccatttggttgacttgcattccaagaaaataagtcagttccccaaccagacttatttcaaactcagattgcatttggtgaacaaaatgttttaccatttgctctgacattccaccaaaaactatatcatccacatagatttgagcaatcatgattttgccatcttcatccttcacaaacaaggtcttatctatcccaccttttctgtatccatttgaggtcagaaattcagtcaacctttcataccaagctctaggtgcttgcttcaacccatacaaggctttcctcaacttgtacacatggttaggttggttaggatcacagaaccctttcggttgttccacatagacttcttcatttaagtagtcgtttaagaatgcactcttcacatccatttggaacaatttgaacttcagaatgcatgctacacttaacaacaatctgattgactcaagcctagcaacgggtgcaaacgtctcatcaaaatcaaccccttcaacttgagtatatccttgagctactagtcttgctttattcctagtaattacttatttctcatcagacttgtttttgtagatccacttggtaccattgatgttagtcccttcaggtcgtggaactagctctcatacttcattccttttaaactgctccagttcatcttgcatggcattgatccaatattcatcaatcagggcttctttcacatttttttgtttaaccttggatacaaaataggaatttgagctaatttcc includes these proteins:
- the LOC127123515 gene encoding uncharacterized protein LOC127123515; translation: MEHVLTEIGFPRTFVNWIILAVTSVTYQFNINDTYTKTMEGRHGLRQGDPVSPLLFVIMMEYLNKCFKRLKNNPNFNFHSKCEKLNITNLCFANDLLLFARGDVEFVRLMMTAYNVFSLSTRLKFNPAKCCIFFGGVNQIVRNDIKNLTGFAEGNLPFCYLGIPMSSKRLSAQAYDNLIDKIMGKINHWNSRFLFYAGMLLLNTVTLLKLLWNLSGKADSLWERWIHTYYVKIKNIMDIGMTTNA